The following coding sequences are from one Calypte anna isolate BGI_N300 chromosome 18, bCalAnn1_v1.p, whole genome shotgun sequence window:
- the CDK3 gene encoding cyclin-dependent kinase 3, producing the protein MENVQEVFQKVEKIGEGTYGVVYKARNKRTGQLVALKKIPLDSEMEGVPSTAVREISLLKELKHPNIVRLLDVIHSQKKLYMVFEYLNQDLKKYMDSSQTGKLPSNLVKNYLFQVLQGVSFCHSHRVIHRDLKPQNLLINEAGTIKLADFGLARTFAIPVRTYTHEVVTLWYRAPEILLGCKYYSTAVDIWSIGCIFAEMVNRKALFPGDSEIDQIFRIFRTLGTPTEATWSGVTQLPDYKQDFPRWARREMKDIIPSLDQDGRDLLVQLLLYDPSKRISAKAALSHQYFSRSPQSPGEQRELQRHCR; encoded by the exons ATGGAAAACGTCCAGGAGGTGTTTCAGAAGGTGGAGAAGATCGGAGAGGGCACCTATGGAGTGGTGTACAAGGCTCGCAACAAGCGCACCGGGCAGCTGGTGGCCCTCAAGAAGATCCCTTTGGATTC ggagatggagggtgttcccagcactgctgtccGAGAAATCTCActgctgaaggagctgaagcACCCAAACATAGTCAG GCTCCTGGATGTCATACATAGCCAGAAGAAGCTCTATATGGTGTTTGAGTATCTGAATCAGGACCTGAAGAAATACATGGACTCCTCCCAAACTGGAAAGCTTCCTTCAAACTTGGTCAAG AACTACCTGTTCCAGGTGCTGCAGGGTGTGAGCTTCTGCCACTCTCACAGAGTCATCCATAGGGACCTGAAGCCACAGAACTTGCTCATTAATGAAGCAGGAACAATCAAGCTGGCTGATTTTGGGCTGGCAAGAACCTTTGCCATCCCCGTGCGCACATACACTCACGAG GTGGTGACCCTCTGGTACCGAGCCCCTGAAATACTGCTGGGGTGCAAATACTACTCAACTGCTGTGGATATCTGGAGCATCGGCTGCATCTTTGCAGAAATG gtgaACAGGAAGGCTCTGTTTCCAGGGGACTCAGAGATCGATCAGATCTTCCGGATCTTTCGCACCCTGGGCACTCCCACTGAGGCCACCTGGTCTGGGGTGACCCAGCTGCCTGACTACAAGCAGGATTTCCCTCGGTGGGCAAGGAGAGAGATGAAGGACATTATTCCCAGCTTAGATCAAGATGGCAGAGATTTACTGGTG CAACTGCTCCTGTACGACCCCAGCAAGCGCATCTCAGCCAAGGCAGCTCTGAGTCACCAGTACTTCAGCAGAAGCCCTCAGAGCCCTGGAGAGCAACGTGAGCTGCAGAGACACTGCAGATGA
- the TEN1 gene encoding CST complex subunit TEN1, with translation MLPSAGVYYFPWEINSSVPEGKALRTFGRLCCYDLARSKAILTAQHSSAQYQVCVDTGFVEPFQAQLGSCYMVLGEAEHREGEGLVVKARILTCVEGMNVPLLEQAIQEQRKYFNERQEQMGNRTS, from the exons ATGCTGCCAAGTGCTGGTGTCTATTACTTCCCGTGGGAGATCAACAGCTCAGTGCCAGAGGGGAAGGCACTGAGGACATTTGGCAG GTTATGCTGCTATGACCTGGCCCGGTCCAAAGCCATTCTcactgctcagcacagctcagcccagtACCAGGTCTGTGTTGACACTGGATTTGTGGAGCCTTTCCAAGCCCAGCTGGGATCTTGCTACATGGTCCTGGGAGAGGCTGAACACAGGGAAG GTGAGGGTCTGGTGGTGAAAGCACGAATATTGACATGTGTGGAAGGGATGAATGTGCCCTTGCTGGAACAAGCCatacaggagcagaggaaatacTTCAACGAGAGGCAGGAACAGATGGGAAACAGGACGTCctga